GGATCAAACTAAAATTACTTAAATACATGATGGGTTATAATCAATTGAtctaatacattaaaatattatccCTGTTCTGggtgtttttgatatttttatagaCAGAAACACTTTCAGGCACTGTAATATTTGATTTGTATAACCTTGATACATAAATGGCCCTATATAAATTATCTAAGCTGGGGTTGTTTTTATGCAAAAAATGGTAGTGTTCAcaattgtatattatttaaataataataataataataataataataataataataataataataataataataataataataaaacatcactTTACACTttgggctaaaaaaaaacaaaacaaaaaacatttacattatcaacagactttttttttctttaaaggatGTGAAGCAGACAGACAGCTTCCAGGAATGGACAGATTCCTTTGAGAAGCACATTTACAGCTCTAATGCCCAACATGCACAGAGACATTTGAGTGGTTGGGCCATgagaaacaccaacaaccacaattCTCGCATTCTGAAGAAATCCTGTCTTGGTGTGGTAGTCTGCAGCAATAACTGCACAACAATGGATGGGAGTAAAATACACCTGAGGCCTGCCATCTGTGACAAGGCCAGGCAAAAGCAACATAGTAAGCACAGACACTTTGAGTAAGGGAAAGTTACTTTGAGTTAGGGCAAGTTACTGTACCACAGTGTTAGAGAACATTACTTGGTGTACCTGAGTTGTGCATATTATGACAGTATATTTTTCAACAAAGAGGATTTGTCTTATGAAGATCTGGCTCACTCCTGCAACACAGCTGATGTTCAGATTGAAATTAATGGCTATTGTGAGAACAGAAAACTAGCAGCGTTGTTGCAGGAGGAAGTATAATCTGGATACACTAATGACGTTCATGGGACAAATAGTCTTTTTCATGTCAAATGCACCTTAGTGAAAATGTTCAGCTTTTATCCCTGGCTAATGTATAatagaaaatatgaaaacaattggattttgaaaaatatattgccgTTATACATGTATCACAGCAAAAGTAATGAATGTCTTGTAAACACACCATGGTGTTCTGAAACCTGTGCTGATAATGTTGTCCTGTTTGCCAGGAACGGGCTGGAACATTGTCAAATTCCTGTGCTTTCTCCTTTGATGGTATTTTTTATAAGGgtgaatatattttttcagaaaaagGATGCCCAAATTGTCATGCTCCTCTGACTCTGTTGTGCTGTAGAGGTCATGGGGGATATCCTGTCACCAATTTTTGGAGACATGAAGgatcttatatattttttcaggtgGGTAGTGTGACTAAACAAACTCCAATCAAATGCAAATATGTCTTTGGAAACAAAACACCCTTATGAAGTATTACTAGTAACTAGTAACTTGATAGAGGATTTTCTTTATGGTTAGCAAGAGGGCTATAAAATGCCTACTATTCAAAAACATTTGTTAGTTAAATTGAACTTTATTACCAATTATTCAGTTTGGAACCTTTCTGCAAAAATATCTACAACAATTCTATAAAACAACCCTTACTACAATTCCATTCTGCCCTTTCTGTTATAGTTATTTTAAGAATATTTACGCACGCAGAGGGTAGAAAACTGCAACttcatatataattaatttaatatacttTTGAACCTGAATGTGTACTAGGCACTTTTGGATGCATGAAGAtaacagtaggaaaaaaaaaagttgtatagcttcattttaaaaacacagaaaacactcagctcAAATTACAAAGTTGTTATATCTGTCTTGACATGTCTCTTTTGTGATCAAACAAATACACCCTTCAAAGACATCCTTACAATGAGGTTAATAATTCTTATGTATTGTTTTAGTCCAAAGGACTGCATGATCATCCAAAACCTGAATCAAAATTAGAAGCTGAGAGAAGAAAATCAGTTTGCAGGAAGCGTGCAAGTATCCCATTAAAATCATCAAGTCTTAAAAGAACCCAGGAATCAGAGGTATGAACTGGACTGTAGCAACTCTTTGAACTTACCTGTAACTATTCCACTTTTGagtctgtttgaatgatttaaacagtggagGGCCCCCGGTGTTTTCCAGTGcacagtattatttaaataaaaataacaataaaaaggatCATGTCTACTTTATTAATGTcattagaaaaagaaacaaaaaggttttatgAAAATGGACAACTAAAGTGCCCATCAAACAAGTACAGAATACCACTAAATACTTTATAAATAACACTCTGATGTCTTCTCCTATTCAGCCTTTTGCAGGTATAATGCCAAGCCAAGAAGCCTACCCTGCCATTTCATCCCATTTAGGAGACCTCTTCCAGAATGAGATTGAAGACAGTCCTTGCATCCCTTACCCAAGTGGTTTCAACTTTGGAAAAACGCCTTACAGAGTTGACAGCTCAGCTGACACGGGCGACATTGGCAGATACTACGGCAGATGCCTACAATATTCAGCTGGAAACTACAGTTCGGTGAGTTTCACTGGAAACATGAAAACCTGCGATTCTAACTATGAATACGGGGACAACTGGAGTAGGATTATCAACTCGCTGAACGCATGCACAAGCAAGCCCGTCCTTGGCTATGCAAAGGGTTCTGGAAACTGTCCTTATGAAGCCACGGCTTCACAAAACTTCCTAGATACTCCATTACAAAATAATTGCACATTGGTTTCAGAAAAACAATCAGCTCTCCCAGGATTTAAGCAGGACTTTGAGCACAAATGGGGTGAAAACAGTTGTGAAAAGAAACAGACCTGGAACTGTAAGAACAGTTGTATTACTGCTGCTGAATTTGCACTTTGTCAGGAAGATCCATGTTTTGAGAGGAATAATTTAAGCCACCCTTTTTTCTGAAAATATGCTAATATTGGCATTGGTATGCAGTAGATATCATTTACTAAGGAGATTACGCTATAAAGTTAGCTGCCCTTTGGGACCTTGATTCaggtttataacattatttagcttCATTTTTGTGAAGAGAGATGCGCTGGAGAATGAAGTCCTCTCTGTTTATTCACAGAGAGTAGGGATAGTATGAACTGCAGATATGTTGCCTATTTTCAGTTTCTGCCAAATGTCATTGACTGCTGTCTACTGATAACCAAGCAGaaaccaccaaactcatttcaaaCCCAGCCCCCAGTAGACACGTACACAAAGTTAATATTAGGTAGTCAAAGCACTAATTACTGTTTGTAAAACCAGCCATTAAAATAAGTGTTGGAAATTGTGGtattactgtacacatttaaGTATTACTAAGTATTTAATTCAGATTATGTAAATATCTACCTGTGATAAATTTGACACTTATTTATAGGAACTGTCTGTCACATATTATAATGTGTTggcaagtttttgttttcttgtatatTCTCATTGAGTCATCCTCTGTGTGATTACAAAACATACTTGCCAGTAATGCTCTAGCAGACAGATAACATGCTTTTAATTTTCAACGAAACAACAAGATGAGTTCCCAGTATAGCAAGTACAGTACTAAAGTGTGTTGTAAACATAGTCCTGAGATTTAAGGTGGGAACcaatatttatttagtcattaaGGCTTTCATTTGtaccgttattttttttttttactcaacacATTCCAGAATTTTGTAAACTCTGCTGTATTGTTACTGTTGTcaagcaaataaacaaattacatttcaaattcaaTAGAAATTTCCATTAAACACAACatgaaatataaatatgtaataaatggAACCTAGCTAccgctgttgttgttttgttttttttgttttttttttataataataaacatactgtatggtACCATCTGAAAGAATTTTACTGTACACTTTATAGTATAATACTTTTCACCTGACAAAGAGATATTGAAATGACTTGGCATGTCAGCAGACTAAATCGAATATAAAGGCAGGGTATGGATGTGAACCACTAACCTCACAACTCTAGGTGAGAGGTAAGTGTCTAAAGCTTATATCAATATTATTAATTCAGCTGCTAGGATGTGATCCATTGCAATATGTAGTCTACAAAGGGATTTATCCAAGCCAAATTGTTAGGATTAAGTAATCATGCAAAACCTGAAATTCAAAATCTGAAAGTATTACAGCTTTGCATTAAAGCTTTTAACCCATTATTTGAACATTAAGTGAACATTGTATGCATTACAAATTAAACTGGACTGTCAAACCATTTCTTCTTGAACTGCACGATGATTGAAaggtcagcaaaaaaaaaaaaaaaggatatgacATACAGTGGCATTATGGACTTTAAATCAGGCATGGTTTGGTTAGAGATACAATTGTCAGGCACTTTATTGGGTAAAACACATTGGGGTTTGAAATGTGCATGAGACCTGGCTGTAGCTTGTTTTTCTTCATAATTTTCTATCGAGAATCGCTTATCAAACATTATCAAATTTTATCTAACCAACATAACAGGTTTACTGACCATAAAATAACATACTGCCTTTCACTCTGCATGTCTGTATTGGGTTCCTTTTCTgcaaatatatactttaaatgtGTATGCAGTGACTCATGTGCAGTGTACAACTATCAATTATCTTCTTCAAGTAGTAACTAAAATAGAACTAAACATGTTCACTGGCCAATGATAACAGTGAAAACATGTCCAGGTGTATTGACATGGGATATCTACCAGCTTTACCCCACTCATGCATTGATTAAAATTATGACAGTAATCCAAGTGgaagtggttttatttataatctaggtctggtgaccataaacaatATTTCCCAGGCAATACCCAGCAACGggtattgcactgttctaaataagGAATTGCagttacaaataataaacacagtcaatagtacacacacaatacacaaacatggtcacaagtcctgggtgagtgctgcagtgctcgtggtgctAAATACAATTTATCTTGGtaacaagtgaagtgctgttcgaGGTTGGTGCAGGCCTCTGGTGATCACTTCAGACGTGTTTATCCATCTACTaaataacaagcaacaattagagacaaaaccaaacaaacactcacaatatgaTTTCACAAAACACCGGTCCTTCCAGGTTATTCTTTAACCAAAATTAAAGAACAGATTATGTCGCTTCATCCTTTTtttgtaccgtcacacatgaccctttggtaaacgattgcagctgctcctccaatccacggctgccacatttCCCTTAGCACACCcaagctccgccccctttctagatgaccaacttcttTTAAACCCtgtgaatgaattgtcaggccaaacagACCAGGGTactctggtcgggagggagatttaccaccaaagatcattgtatttctgtcacacagtaCAATAGTCATTAGATCATGTTATCAGTAATATTTTCATATCTTCGACCGTATTTGAACATAACGAATACTATATCGAACCGTAAGAATTTATTTATCATAGTccttccctatatatatataatatatatatataatatatatatatctatataatatatatatatatatatatatatatatatataattctacaTAGATTGAAATAGTTCTCAAGTGCAGTGTGATCccaaaaagtatacattttctaGGAATGAAATACAACTCATTTTTATTGGCTATTAATTCGAATAAAGCCACttgaataattaaatattcaCTATCGTCCCTATTGCCTATTTACTGAAAATGCAGACAGCAGGGTGGTTTTCATGTTACCTCCCACAATGTGTTTCTGCATAGTGGAAGCAGATTGGTTTCACATTTCTTAAACGTTATCACCATTGCAGAAAAACATGTGGGAGTTAATACAggctacaactttttttttatgtatttgtattagttGTCCAGGGTATGTATAGTGTTTAACTGTTCAGGAGATTTTAGGATTTTAATTGATTTAGAATACATACAGAAATGTAAACGAGATGGTAAAAATATCTTAGCAACACTTCAATTTAGGGATGCATTATTAAATGGTCAAACATAATCTATTAATTATGCTACTAACAGTTATAGATTATAAAAGGACATAATAacacataataatacatatttgatATTATGCTGCAAGTCATTTTCAAACTTTAATACTGGTTCTGTGAGATTACATGTGAAACTGAGAAGGGTACATACAAAGTTGACTCCCCCAATGTCAAGACAGCAGAAATATGTTGTTACAAAATAATCaagatttttaaatcattaatcaCAGTTCTTATCAATATGTCAAGCACAGTTAAAAGCGTGCATGATGTTTATATTACAGTAACTGGTTATCATTAAAAATAATCAGTTTGTTACCCAGTGATTGTTTGCTTATccctctttttgttttcttttgaaaatctaGTCATAACTACAAGAAGATATGGCTCCAGAGATTTCAGTGACTTCTGGTAACATTGCATGCTTGAAAGGCACTGCCAGCTAATCTTTTTCATGATCAAAAGTGACGGAATGAAATCAGGGTTTCTCCATTTCACTGCAGATGTTTCAAAAACATGAAAGAATTTCTTTGTAAAATTAAGACAATTCCTTTTCATAATTCCTGCCATTGCAACATAGTTTAATAAGAAAGggcaggaagaaaaacaattcGATACTGTAAGCTCCAAAAATTTGCCATAACCATTAAACTGTTTCCTTCCTTTCACATGGCAAGGTATACTGTGTTCATAAAGACCAGATTAAACCAGGCCTAGCCTCCCCCCTCCATCCAACAGTCACCACAAAAAAAAGCGTAATgtaaaattgttgttttattagcaACCCATTCCTTAGGGACAGGTGCAGGACTGATTCCACAGGCGGGGTTTGATGGTAATAAAGGGAATGTGTGGTTGAGGAGGAGAATCATACTGGGGAGGTCAGGTTAGAGGATATATATGTTGTATTCTGTTAGGAAATAATAATCTGTGCTGATTACACAATATTGCCAAACTGACAGTTGTGGAAGGGGGAGCTGCGTCGGGACTGTTTCGGAACCTGCCGAGTGATCTCAGAGAACATAGCAGGAAGGAGGTTACTGGTGCCTGGCTTTGCATGGAAAAGACTGCTCGCAACAAGAGCAGAAGgatttcaagagcagcaatataaaagagaaagaaataagtaaacttgtgttgttttattttgggcCCTCCTCTGTCAAGACCTTTGTTTAAGTGGTCACAGACCAATAATTAATAAACCCTGCTTAAACTTACACATTTCCCGTTTGGACGTCCAGTTTGTGTACGTTGTCCTCATCACTCATAGATGCTATCTCCCacagtctcaaatgtgcagttttgaatacaTTGTTGTACAAATATCTATAGGAGgctgcgtggtccagtggttaaagaaatgtgcttgtaaccaggagatccctggtttaaatcccagctcagccactgactcattgtgaaaggcgctatataaagattattattattatacctcaTCCGAAGGTCATCTGGTACACTTGCACTTGCTGGGTTATTTCATCTGAGCAGTCTTCTGATTTAAAATATAGTTGCTGGCTAAAAGCATCTCAGTCAATAagagaagcagctgcttggttaataacaggaaagtAAAGAAGTGGGGATAATGTCACCATTGAGGTGAATTGAGCAAGCAAGTGCAACAGTACCATATATCATGTTTAcgataacatgtatttctttcaaaactgggcaTTGGAGATCTGCATAACATGTAagatattaaattattttgttagctacactcTTTAACTAGAAAGCATCCCAAAGCACATTCTAAGGGGTCATatcagattgaatggtttgtaaagtaaaatagaaatgcgaaaaaaaaaaagatgtggcaCAAACTGTTCACTTATTGATAATGTGTTCCTGGTGTCTTCTCTTTCAtggattatttttacatttcccaCAACAACCATCACGAATGTTCTCAGTAAAGTATCAGGCAGCAATGTCCAATGACCAAACCTATAATCTCAATCAATTCTAAAAGTCCAAagtacagtgtcttgcaaaagtattcagtcccttcctatggtgtcccattttgtgaaattgcaaaatgattcatacacattttttttaaactttatattttattcaaaacttgaatgctcaaactgaagacctctaagggtaagataagttacagtaaatgtcagcaaaaactaaagagaaaaaactgaaatatgttgattgcataagtattcaaacccgtcaactcaatatttggtggaagcacctttggcagcaattacagctgcaagtctttttggggaaatctctaccaactttgcacaccagcttggtgcaatttgagcccattcttcttggcagatttgctcaagctttctcaagttgcttggggattgcttatggacagcagttttcaagtctttccacaaattctcaaggacattcactttcttattcttaagccactccagtgtaccATTCgtcttgtgctttggatcattgtcctgctgaaaggtgaattttagccccagttttaagtctttagcagactgaaacaggttttcctcttgTGTTTGcatgtactttgctccatccatttccCTTCAATCCTAaaaagctttccagtccctgctaaggagaagcatccccatagcatgatgacttttctatctttatttcatattaattatctatttacttttctttgtgctttgaatgtgtggagtaggttgtgtatataacacattaattcctacttAAGTGTCACGACTGCAAGCTTTAAcgtaacaaaatgtgaaaaccgTGAGGGTCTCattacttttgcaaggcactgtaagtCTATGAAGAATTAAATCCATAGTTATCCCTATACTGGATATTACTTCTGGCTTCCCATGATGTGATGATAAAAAGGACCAAGCTAAATATCATAAGTTTACCTACAATTCATTCATAAACAGATAGTAACATAAGCTACAAAAAACAATTCTGTTATCCTCCTGGCATGATTAGAACAGAGGCAAAACATACTGACCTGACTAATTCATTCTATCTTCAAGAGCTTACCATCTTTACTAAGAGACTCAGGACTGTACAAGCCTGGAAACTGGACCTAAATGTTTTGTTCAAATTTGGTTTAAAAACCAAACAGCACCAAAATTAAGtcttaattactttttttgctCAAGTGCAGGTTACCAATGCTCCTGCcagataaaaataattttattaacaaatgtttAATGGTTTATATTGTCTCTATTATGTGCACTGTTCATTTGCAAGTTTCCAGTACACCTTTTTTGTAACAGTATTTCCAAGAAAGCAAGCCAAATGATTTTCATAAAGGGTGCAGGCAGCTTTATTGGATGATTACATTTGGAATCCCACCAGTTACCATGTTTACATGCAGTGGTTCTCTCTCATAAGTATTCATCCTTAGATACAGAATAGTATTCTTTCTGGCACGCAACTGGAAcatgtttaaagtatttaatataaaaaaaaaaaaaaagtgactgcaTTCACACATGAAATATGTTTTTGAGAAAGAACATTTTTACCATACTTAGTTTGAAAAAGGAATCAGCAGCAAAGGCAGtcatgtaaaattattattttattaatacatttgatTATGAAAGAGGGGCAAGTACTCAAACATGTATCCACAACAATGCATATAAATTGATCGCTCTCTTATAGTCATAATTCTAATAGCTTGTAAACACTTCAAATCAAATATTAATTCTGGATACTAAAAgatgtaaaattaatttaaacaagaactaattaaacaattttggaaaacaaaaaatgtttttaaaaaaagctggtCTATGATGCCATCTTGTGGTATGGGCAGGAAACAAAGACAATTTGCCTGTTTCAACATGCTTTAGGTCAGGATAAGTGACTACTCACCAAACCCTCTGCAATTGTGACTGCCGACAGTGGTACCATATTAGTTTTGGCAGTCACTATTCTGCAAATAAAACCAACTGGCTATTGTATATAACACCAGTTATTTCTGGGAATTTTACTcaataatatacaaaatacattttaaattatttgtttatttcatatttagCAGAGCATAAAGAGCTTGTACTTATGTTGTACATCAATAATTTATAATGTAAAAAGGTGCCAATAATAGCAATTTCTCTAGGCATGTTAAGTTGCTCTGAATGTTTTTCCCCCTTTTGCATTCAGCAGATACTGCAAATGCTAAACAATGTAACCACAAAAATCCTAATGTCCTGCCTTAAGTATACCAATTCACCATATATCTGCATGCTACTgaaattcaaaaataatatttttttttaaaacataaagggGTAGATgcaagtataggcgcagtgcaaataattgcagattaaAAGTGTAAATTTGATAGTGGCCAGAATGCCAGATGAACACAATTCTTTACATACAATGCATTATGGAGGTTTTGCACCCGTAAATCGCTGagcgtatccttacatctacccaaAAGTTTAAAATCAAGTAGAAACATGTAAAATTAACATACTACATTCTTAATTCTAATCCCGCATAAAACAATTGACAGTAAAATTATAGTGCTGTTACTACTTTTTTTTGGCTGAGTGAATCTTCAGTAAACTTATGATCCCACTTTTCTGTTTAGAGAGGCTTTTCTGATAATGCAGTGTAGCTTTTCACTCGCGCAAAGAACAAAGGTGTGTATGTCTTGTCGATATCAAATGCAGTAACTACAGTTTCATCAGTTGAcctgaaacaaaccaaaaaaaaatgtgtaaaatgtagtTAAGCCAAAAGACCATTCTAAAGAAAATGCAGACttacaaaaacatacagtaaagcaCTCATTACAGGGATGCTTAATTCATTAAAGTCAATATTGATCCTGTTTTACCTGTATGTTATCTGGCAAGAATGATGGATCCAGTTGAGTTTATTGAATTGTTGACTCCCTCCAGAACTGAGCTGCAGGCCCATGTGAAAACTGTGCTCCGCTTCCTGGACTGGGCTACAGCGATTATAGTATCTGTTCTTATGATACTCTGGGGtcttctgttgaaaaaaatactCTAGTTTTATCATTCATTTGAATTGCTTATCTGAACAGTGATATGTAAAAACAGGAATTAAGGGGAAGACTACATAACTCACCAAAAATGTGTGCTGTGTTTCAGATGCAACCTTTGTACAATAAAGCCAATTTTGGAATGGAAAAACTGTGATGATTGATACAGGGAGAAGACTTTACTGATCTCAACTATTGCAGATGTTGGTATCGTGTATTCAGGCGTAGGCAACACTAACCTTCCTAACACGTCAAAGACAATATTTCCTGTCAATATACAGCCATTTTAAACTGGCAGTGGCGTAGCTACATCAGAGTGAAGTTTTTGGTTTTGCAGAGCAGCAACTGGTTGATACCTTGTGATGCATTGTCCacagttcagtttaaaaaaagaaaatgcagattgATCTTTCAGACGGTTCACAATAGCCTccaagcaaactgaaatgacCAGAGATTGCACTAACGCCCCTTATCAAAGTCAGAAGAACAGGTCTACAATGTTGTTGCTTAAATGTGTTAAACTTCACACGGTActataataaacaatgtttaaaaattgACCTTCTAAAGTCCAGATTTCCATTGCTGGATACTATTCATAAAACATGTTCATTAAACACTATATAGGAATGCAATTCAATTACTGGCATGTTAATGGTTTATAAAACCAAACCATGAGGGTTTTCTTGTACCTCCTCTTTTTTCTTGGAAACAACAGCAAACACTTTGGTTTGATTGTCTGTGTCCTGGGATAGACGATAATGACCGAACAGAAGAGAttccattctgaaaataaaataaatactgttaaaaCACGCAATGGCCATTATAATTCTTCTAACTTTGAGTAATGAATATTAAACATGCAGGTTACCTGGCATTCCTGTTACGCAAACGAGTTACTGTGATGACAGGATCTTCAGGGGTGGTAAGCATCATTACTTGCCCATCTGGGAAGAATCTAAAGTACCTATTTATGGTGAAGAGGCAgatcttattgtattttatatttaaaacg
The Polyodon spathula isolate WHYD16114869_AA chromosome 5, ASM1765450v1, whole genome shotgun sequence DNA segment above includes these coding regions:
- the LOC121315269 gene encoding chorion-specific transcription factor GCMa-like; the protein is MLKGADEIVPPLTGMNWDINDINLPQDVKQTDSFQEWTDSFEKHIYSSNAQHAQRHLSGWAMRNTNNHNSRILKKSCLGVVVCSNNCTTMDGSKIHLRPAICDKARQKQHKKGCPNCHAPLTLLCCRGHGGYPVTNFWRHEGSYIFFQSKGLHDHPKPESKLEAERRKSVCRKRASIPLKSSSLKRTQESEPFAGIMPSQEAYPAISSHLGDLFQNEIEDSPCIPYPSGFNFGKTPYRVDSSADTGDIGRYYGRCLQYSAGNYSSVSFTGNMKTCDSNYEYGDNWSRIINSLNACTSKPVLGYAKGSGNCPYEATASQNFLDTPLQNNCTLVSEKQSALPGFKQDFEHKWGENSCEKKQTWNCKNSCITAAEFALCQEDPCFERNNLSHPFF